The genomic window TACCAGTAAATATTACCTTTCATAAATAACTTGTACTTTtaacatgtatttaaaattaccccttaattattacatgttttgttgataggtaattaattaacgttttcaaacagaaataaaaagaaaacaaatggttcatatatattataactatatttGATTAAACGTTTCTACCAAATAAACCccaaaatattcatataaaaatcaCACTAATTAATCTAGTTctccaataaaattaacaaacaaTTTAAACGACGTACCATTCGTTTTGAATATAATTCATGCTACATACATTCAGTGTCCAAGAGCGTAATAAATATATGATGGGAATATTGCATATTTTAATCAGAACAGTTTGCATGCTTGGTTGTATGACTTGAATGTTTCTACAACAATAACTTCTTATTTCTTACCATCACGTTAAATCTAATACTGACTTTGGTCAAATAGCTTTGTTATCCtagtttaacaaaaaatatcaacAGTCAATATGTTAAACAAAACTCGAATAGgttattgcaaataaatatcaGTTAATATCAAGAtaacaatttacataattttgAACACATTTACTATCCCAGTTTACCGAATAACAACAATATCAAAAACAccattaagtattataatattataactacAGGTAACATTGTAGGCACATTATGGATGAGCTTTTATTACCTAATCTTGTTAAAAGCAATAGATTCTCAGTATAGTGATATATTTGCTCGGTGGAATAGCCTCGTCAACAAACTCAATAATTCAGACAGTCACTTGAGAGATCTATTGTTTTCCTATAAAGGACTGCAAAAGCAGCTTTATAAACATTATCCTTAcactaataaataaacaatttaaattaatataacttTGGGTTTGCTACAAAGGTGTAGAGATAGGAAGACAAGGTAATAAATAATGGTCCCTCGAATGTAAACTCTAAGTTAGGAAAacataaacagaaaaaataaattaaacaggcTAACAACGACTTGGTTAATGGATATAAGACTTGACcatcaaaaattataataagtttCTACCCGTGAGAGAaagattaaagaaaaatataacctacaaaacaattatatatatttttacctaatTAACTAGTCATTCTAATATCATTGCACTACGATTAACAAATTTGGAATTACATAATATTCCTTATAAGGAATGGTTGATTATAAAACTAGACAAATTCGAGCTAAATATGGTATGAAAATTTATTGCTTTATGTCAAGTCCGattaatatcaaaatattcGCTACTAGATTCTATactttcattaaatatatcgcTTTGGAAATAACGGACATTAACTCTAATATATATCCGACCTGGGGCCGTACTCCCGATAAAATACTTGGGTCAGTCTTAACTACGATCATAAACtctaacaaaaacaacaaaattaacgCTAATGCCGTTAGGGAATGTGCACATTACAACTATTCTCAGTGTATATAAACTCTtaacaaaaaagttaaaatataaataataatattattgcagTACCGATTTGGTTAGGTATCTACTTTGGTCGAATGAAGTCTAAACTAGattgaagtttttttattacgcCTGACTTTGTTGCTGGCGTAGATGTACCATTCGTTGTTATGGTGCTTACGAATATGAACGCCAAGATTGCCTCTCTGTTTGGCCTTGTAGGAGCAATAAGGACACTGATGGGCTGGGGCTTTGCCACCACATTCTACGTTCTCATGACGACGCAATGTCGACTTCCACCGATACTTCTTACCGCAATGCCGGCACTCGAACTGACGGCTCGCGTCGTCCGAGCTGTTTCCGTCGCGGCGCGCATATTTCACCTCCGCCTTGTTTTCTTCGTGCTCATCGCCCGGCACGGAATGGTCGTAGAAGGCCTCAGTGTCCTCGGGCAGGACGATGTCATCCGTATCGTCGTATTCCTCAGAATCTAGCTCCTCGCGTTTTGTCGCATTGTTGTTCTGCAAAAACGCCTGTTGCAGCAGATGGGCTTTCAGGTCGTCGGGAATGGCGGCCAATGAGTCTAGAGGATGCTTGGGCATCATGGGGGGCTTGAGGATGTTGGTGACCTGGATGCAAGCCGGCACGAGCGCGGCCAGCCCGGGCTGCGCCTGCGCCGACAGCAGCGACAGCAACGCGGACGGCAGCCCCTCCTTGTGCGACTCTGAAATCCAATATATTTAACAtgttgcaaaaataaaaacaaaagcgcGACTACGTACTGTTAATACTACCAGAggctaaaataaattaaggaACCAAAGAAATgcgttataataataaattaaaaaaataataatctctGTTAGAAATAAGGCGAAGCTTCTAATCATGCAGACATGCACAATCTCGAGATTATCTTCCCATAAGAGGATCGGGCGACGAAATGAAAGGCCCGGCTACCGTAAGTCGTTTAATAGCTTTAAAAAATATCGAATATCATTCATTATCAATAATACATGTATACGAGGCTCATATAAAATTAACGTTTTAATATCATCTAAGGAAGATCGAAGAGTTAAGGCACTAGTATAAAGCACTGAATATGTTTTGATATCACTCGACGCGTATGGGCGTGGAGAGGGGCGCGGGGTCTTGCGacggcggcgggggcggggtgggcgagcgcggcgggcggTGCTCGGGGTGCTTGCGCTCCAGGTGCTTCTTCAGCTCGTTGCGGCGGTGCTTGCTGTACGTGCAGTACGGGCACTTGTACTGCGGCTCGCGGCGGCACTCCAGAGTTATGTGACGGACGAGGTTCTTGCGCGCATTGTACACGCGCTGGCAGTTGGGGCATTTGTATTTGTTGGCCTCCGTCTTGTATTGCGCGCAAGGTAAGTTAGCGGGCGGGTCGGTCCGGGGGAAGATGTTGTAGCGCGACTCTCTTTTCGTAGTTTTCGGTTCCGATTTCGGCTCGGGCTCGGCCTTGGGAGCTTTAGGGGTGGTGGGCGGTTTAGGAGTTTGTTTGGCCGGCTGTCGCTTGTTTTCTTTAGTCTCCTCGGGCATGATGAGCGAGTTGGGCGAGGTGACGTTCTTCAATACTGCGAATGTGGTCGCGGTCGGAGGCTCTTCCACCACTTTTTTACTACGAGTCACCACTCTGTTCGGCAATATCAGTCCTGAAAGAGAAAGACTAAATACAGTTTTTCGCTTAGTTGCGAATATAAAtcataattgtattaaaaaaagcgtaaataaaaacaaatgtgaCGTAAAGAAAACCATATATTGAAAGTAAAGAAACAGTATAAACTAAAAGTatcaaaagttttaattttataacaaaaaacaaatttcttctAAATGTTTCAACAATATCCAACCTACACTGCTACACATTTAAATCAGATGaaattaatgaaatgtaaagtGTAGTTTATGAACAACGTACCTAACACCTATATTATTAAtcaacaattgtaaatatttataaggaaCATGGCAGTTTACTCGAGATCAAGTTCTACTCTAAATTAACAGGAACATAATGTATCTATAGACACTGCTAAATAACTAGAAAACAAGTTTTTTAAGTGGCAAAAATCTAtgcataattaaatatttgaaaaaaaaatcaacagtaaaaaaatagaaaaaaaaaacatgtgtcAAAAGGTTAAATCCACAATGTCACGGTTCTTCTTCAttcttaactttttttaaaatttcttgGTACTCTTGCAGCCAATTAGGATGTTTATGAGCAATATGACACattaatgttttcttttgtgAGTATTTTTTACCACATTTGTCACAGCCAAATTGAGGACCCGTTACACATTCATACTTTTCGTGCCTCAGTTTATTTCTTCTATACTTGTACAGTTTTTTACAAGTAGAGCAAGAATAATGACTATCTTTGTCAGCAAGTATTGGTTTTCTTCCCCTTTTTTTAGGAGGCATCACTTCCGATTCCCTCTTTAAAGGTTTTGGTTTTCTTCCCCTTTTTTTAGGAGGCATCACTTCCGATTCCCTCTTTAAAGGTTTCCTTCCTCTCTTAATGATCATCATGTTCTCTATGGCTGCTTGTTCCTGTCTAATTTCTAGTCCTATTGCTTTCACAAGTTCTGAGCTCTTAAGATACCCTCGAGTTATTGGAAAAGaggtttttgcgtaatgtagGTCGTTAATGAGATTTATGGGTCGTTCTGGAAGGTCAAAGAatgaaaagtaataaataatgataagtaAAAAGATCTACACAAAGTTAAAATGTGCatagaaacataaaaaataagaagAAAATTAGTAAAGTCGGCGAGTCAGTTTAATACTGTGTTATCACTGTGCTATGAAACTAAGACAGGAACAGTTAATTGGGATTAAGAATATTACAAGTGGTTAATATTAGAGTTAAGTATAGTTAACAGCTTGGCATGTGACAGGTAGGTAGGATTTCTGGTCCCTACTCAGCAATTTGATCCTAACTAGTCTTTTAAATCAACATGTTTGTAACGCTGTGTACTGAATCATATTATGAGACTAAATGAAATGCGCATCCAATATCATCGGGTTCTTTACGTCGCGACATGCTTTCAATAATCTCAGGATTAACCTAGTTGCGGACAATGATGTTTTTCGTCTAAAGAACATGCACAATAAATGAGAACGCCTATAAAATCGATTGATGATTTAAAACATgaatctataaaaaataaatctgcAGTGAAATCACATGTGAAtgcaaaaaataaagaaataataaataagataaataaGCCACATTACCATCAAACtacaaattaaatgaaattaagGTTTACCTTGTTCCATCAGCCGCTTCCAAGGCACATCCAATCTTCTATAAACAATAGTAATAGTTTGTGTCACTATCTGTGCCAGAATAAAACTACCGCCGAGCGATAGTTGCACGTAACCCGCTAGCTTTTAATAGCCAAATATAATCGAAGGTGAAGTGAGGTGTTTGTGCACATTTATCATGAATCTAATtcatatgaaaaataaatatgtacgtgTATAATAAATATGAGAAAATTTACTTACCAATGAGCTCACTCCACATTAGGACAAAGAAGGTTAGCACTATTGAAAGTTAGTTATTACATATGCGAAGTACAATACAATATCTATGAATAGCAGTAAGCATGCAGTGATCTACTGGCGACCCCACGACAAAGCGAGTACATAACGTCATACACATTCAAGTGGAAACAAATGTAAAACAAGATCAACTTACCTTATCATTTACCTCACCTTTTTAAAAAGGCTACAGTATAAAAACCTTTTACCAAAATACCTTTACCTGTTGCActgaaatattttcaaattcaTATGGATACAGAAATATAAATTGTGATAAGATTAGTAATTTATAATACTAATATTAGATACTAATTAATATATGGTTGAATTTTCACATGTGAAAACACTAGCACTCTTTCCGCCGTcgtgaaatataatattttatatataacaaGATAAATAGATTATTTAAGCAATGACTGTTTATCTCATCAAATTATGGGAAGACATTGCGCATTTCATCCGTTCCTTAGACGTCTGGGACAATGGACTTTAGTCATCCatacagcaaaaaaaaatcttaagcaAATTACAAATATAAAGTGCATTGTCCCAGAATACCAAACTCAAGTCCAAATAACACCCTGCGTCAGCATGATAGAGTAGGTATGTATTCAAGCACAACGCTACGCAAGGTGTTTTGGTACAACGTTGCCGGCATGTCACCGGCAATGTTGCCAGAGTCATGTGCGGGCTTACCTTGCGAGTCTCGAACACTGTCACTTGAATTCATGATTTCATCCTGAGATCTTTCCATATGCCATTGAAAATCTAGAAAGAAAAATAACATGATatagtaattataaaaaaatacatctttaaTACAGAcatttttgataacttttgtaCTTGTTAAAGCATCGTGTCAAATAAActtatcattttaattttttcgaaTAATTATTTCCATAAATATCTGTTAAATCACGTACCTACTGGTTGGTACCTAATGTCAAATCATATACAATGTGTTTGGACAGCTATAGTGGAGCCCTTAAGCAAGTATATTTTATCGACAGATCACCCCTTATCTAATTACCTATGTTTTTTCAAACACCAATTTATGGCGCCAAACACTTGACGGACTTTGTAAATTAACAATTATCTGACCAAATATCAGTTGCACATGTATTGTGCAAAAGAGCTGTCATTCGGTACTATGCGGTAGCTTAAAAACTGGGACATCATTCCAAAATGCTATAGaagtttcataattcataattctttattgcaaccatggtacagtatagatgtaaattataacatacaatgtctcacatggaccctgtaagggcacagcatatcaatagcttactcataacactttattattatattttttattgtattgtatgtagcaaattattaatttatctaaaaaaatatcaggtcataaaacaattattctaattacacatgagatcattaataaatgtattataataaataaattattgtacaatattcatattataaaattgttttgttataaatttaggtatgtatgtcatagtaatttaagtaagtatgtcattgttttaataaattacttagaaGGTGTCTGtaacattatcattaaaaaagtcCTTTAAGTCGTAGTAGCATTTACTTATTAGAAAGTCtttcaacattttattaaattgtttctCATTTGCTTGAGCTTTAATGTCGTTTTTaaggtggttatatattttaactgcCATGACGTTTGGACTTGTACTATGGAGTTTGAGTTTTAGAAGTTGACGGCAAAGCTAAATCATGTTTATACCTTGTTTCGAAGCGTCGGGGCTGGTCTACtaattttgtaaatagttcCGAATGTTTTCTTACGAATTTACAGGTTTCAAAAATATACATCGAAGTTAGGGTCAGAATTTCGTAGTTAATGAAATGTGGTCTACAGCTCGCTGGACTCCTAATATTCGCGAGGATGCGTATGCATTTCTTCTgaagtaaaaataaatcatttacgtCTGTGCTATTTCCTCAAAGGATAATACCATACTTGAGCCAAGAGTCCTTCATGTCGTACGACctaggaaataagtatttatatgtttttatgtaataggtagtttactaatgtagttttataagtgtcttgtaactaacaatttatggatctcagctatctgaaaataaatattttttttatttttttatttatttataagcatAATAGGCTATTTTTGCCGATTGTAGaatagtcgttttttttttaattcttgaGAGAATTATGCCTTGAGGGGCATATATGAACTTAAGCATTTTATTCTTGATTTTCGTAACATGTGCTTTCCAGTTTACGCCTGTATCGATATCAAACCCTAGAAGGGTTTCTACACTACAGTTTCCATAACTACTTCAAAacgaattaaagaaaaaaatcgtcTAAAACACAGGAATGAATTTTATCGACAAATCACCCATTTGTCGATAAAATTCATCGTAATACACGTTGTTAACGACTCCACTATAGCTGTCCAAACACATTGCACAGAGCGTCTGATATTAAACCAAGACAATACGTTGAGGACTCGAGGCTTCAATCAATAGCTTGGAGCTATCAGTCCTCGgtgtattattattgtttacttCAGGTACTGTAGAAACTACAAGTCTTGTATTACAGATTtatatcgaaaataactatgaaCACATTTGGAATATgaataagtttttgttatttttttgcattaacCCTCTGCAACTGTGGTGACTTTTTTAGAGAGACTACTGATGTGGAGTCTATCAGACCTCATTTTCgataattcattaaaaataagctaATGGCAAAATGGTAACTATTGTTTTATCAATCGATTATtccattaataatttaataaattaaattgtaaaatgggtttaaaaacaataataatacataagaaaaatataataaattttaatgagTTCACAGTTTCTTACAATTTGTACTAAGGctcacaaaaaattataaaaaaactaaacaatcaACAACTTctagtaaattaataattttcctactttttaacattgtatttatacctgaaagaaaaattgagaaaatctaAAGACGGAATAAGGCAACAATCAGTCCAGGTTAGTACTTATTTTAAAGGTTTTCCCTCGATCAGCcatctaaaatataattatttatgtggTTTGGTTTCTCAGACACTATagaaacatatatatttttatgtggtgACGTCTGATAAACACTATTCACACTATGGACAAGTACATAATTTTATGAAGTGAGGTCTGTCAGACCCAGGACTTATTGCTTTACTCACGTCTGTGGGACACCCACAGCTCATATCTCCCGGTCTGTGCACCGCATCGCCACACGGGCGTCACTGTCCGATGCCGCGAGTCGTTTTAGGAAGGTAATGAGCGAGACAGAGCTATATCGCGCCATACGCCGACATACCAACAAAAAGTTTATTTGGCGGTGTCTGACAGACCGCACATCAGCTGCAGAGGGTTAATAAGCCTTGTAAAATGCAGTCACATACATATGTGCATGTTAAACCTAAAACGTTAAATCGCGCAGCTGTGACGGATTTGAATGATAATAGAATATTTATGACCCAAGTTATGATCTTTTAACATTGTCTGCTTGCCCTTGCTTGAGATAGTAAACTAATAGGTTGGTTTCACGGCAATTGCATGGGCAGTGATAATAAATGATGCGGCTTAGAAGAAAATGACACAAGGTCGTCCAGTGAATATATACTCATTTTATTAAGTGaatttattgaataataataatgagaaaTAGAAACCTTTACTTTCATGagtataaataatttcatatacATTTTTTCTATGAATCAGAATGTGCCTGTCAGAGATGttaattatttgaaataaatgtatttgaaatacaaatactaaatataaaatacccatttttttattttgtattttaaatacttttatcgaaaactattttgtattttatttcaaatactaaaaagtgcacgtattttgcattttgaaaaactataaaatacaaaagaCTTTTTGTAACTTTTTAAGGTAAAACGGATGGTACTGGAACCGGGCGCGTGTATACATTCGACGCGTTCGAAAGAAAAGCAATTCTATTATTCTATCTTTCTCTGTCTCTGACAACTCTAGCTGTGATGTGACATTGACAACACCTTCGGAAGCGTTTAGTTTAATGCTTTATAAAAACGCACCCATTTTCAGTGCTGCCAACAAATCAGTTAATGTGTGTGAGGCGCTTAATGGGCTCTACAGACCTTGCCAACTTTcgcatattaatttatttcgatACTTTGCCGG from Cydia strobilella chromosome 11, ilCydStro3.1, whole genome shotgun sequence includes these protein-coding regions:
- the LOC134745342 gene encoding longitudinals lacking protein, isoforms F/I/K/T-like isoform X1 → MDDDQQFCLRWNNHQSTLVSVFDTLLEKGIHVDCTLAAEGQSLKAHKVVLSACSPYFENLLSQQYDKHPIIILKDVKYAELRAMMDYMYRGEVNISQDQLAALLKAAESLQIKGLSDNKPSRPPSRPAQAAPAHPPRAPSPPPQVRDSSIDSREGSISPTRRRKKARRMSVEVPAPVPQPAEVHGNGEEPPCKEENAREGVEDLTLDEEAEEPPAVAHNDVVRNFQWHMERSQDEIMNSSDSVRDSQESHKEGLPSALLSLLSAQAQPGLAALVPACIQVTNILKPPMMPKHPLDSLAAIPDDLKAHLLQQAFLQNNNATKREELDSEEYDDTDDIVLPEDTEAFYDHSVPGDEHEENKAEVKYARRDGNSSDDASRQFECRHCGKKYRWKSTLRRHENVECGGKAPAHQCPYCSYKAKQRGNLGVHIRKHHNNEWYIYASNKVRRNKKTSI